One window of Bacteroidota bacterium genomic DNA carries:
- a CDS encoding inorganic pyrophosphatase, giving the protein MNQPYKAHPWHGIAAGDNVPEIVTAFIEIVPSDTVKYEVDKNTGYLKVDRPQKFSNIIPALYGFIPQTYCGKKVAEFSAMKSGIPTLKGDGDPLDICVLSERNITHGDIILPAIPIGGFRMIDNGEADDKIIAVMANDEVYREWKDIADCPDSIVQRLKHYFLTYKNMPGLETRSVEITQTYGKSEAFEVIKRSCEDYKLEILKA; this is encoded by the coding sequence ATGAATCAACCTTATAAAGCTCATCCTTGGCACGGCATCGCAGCCGGCGACAATGTTCCTGAAATAGTAACGGCTTTTATTGAAATTGTTCCTTCAGACACAGTTAAATATGAAGTTGATAAAAACACGGGCTATTTAAAAGTTGACCGTCCTCAAAAATTCAGCAACATTATTCCTGCGTTGTACGGATTTATTCCTCAAACTTACTGTGGTAAAAAAGTGGCAGAGTTTTCAGCAATGAAAAGTGGTATTCCTACATTAAAGGGCGATGGCGACCCTTTGGATATTTGTGTATTAAGTGAACGTAACATTACCCATGGTGATATTATTTTACCGGCTATTCCAATTGGTGGTTTCCGAATGATTGACAATGGTGAAGCCGATGATAAGATAATTGCTGTTATGGCGAATGACGAAGTATATCGTGAATGGAAGGATATTGCTGATTGTCCTGATTCAATAGTACAACGTTTAAAGCACTATTTTTTGACCTATAAAAATATGCCGGGTCTTGAAACTCGAAGTGTTGAAATAACTCAAACGTATGGAAAGAGCGAAGCTTTTGAAGTAATTAAACGGAGTTGTGAAGATTATAAATTGGAGATTTTGAAAGCATAA
- a CDS encoding sigma-70 family RNA polymerase sigma factor: MEEYSDKELLIKFREESTRSYAYNLLIKKYQKRLYTHIRRMLIDHDDTNDVLQNVLIKVWNNLLSFKEESQLFTWLYRIATNESLSFLKKKRTRFFIPIVDVEYQLSKSLEDDNYFSGDEIQLKLQKAILTLPEKQRLVFNMKYYENFKYEDMSKVLGTSVGALKASYHIAVKKIEEFVLKN, from the coding sequence ATGGAGGAATACAGCGACAAAGAACTTCTTATAAAATTTAGGGAAGAAAGTACGCGTTCGTATGCCTATAATTTACTGATAAAAAAATATCAAAAACGCTTGTATACGCATATTCGCAGAATGCTCATCGACCATGATGATACAAACGATGTACTCCAAAATGTATTGATAAAAGTGTGGAACAATTTGCTAAGTTTCAAAGAAGAATCACAATTATTTACCTGGTTGTATCGCATTGCAACAAATGAATCGCTGAGTTTTTTGAAGAAAAAAAGAACACGCTTTTTTATACCAATTGTGGATGTAGAATATCAGCTAAGCAAATCATTGGAAGATGATAACTATTTTAGTGGTGATGAAATACAATTGAAATTGCAAAAAGCAATTTTAACCTTACCTGAAAAACAACGCCTGGTATTTAACATGAAGTACTACGAAAATTTTAAATACGAAGACATGAGTAAAGTTTTAGGTACCTCTGTTGGTGCATTAAAAGCCTCTTACCACATAGCCGTAAAAAAAATTGAAGAATTTGTTTTAAAGAATTAA
- the hutH gene encoding histidine ammonia-lyase, which translates to MSHHTISPDLLDFSTLENCLTKKLQLKLSDASRKLITDCRDYLDKKMASNKEPIYGINTGFGSLCDTKIPDKDLSKLQENLVMSHACGTGEEVPQELVKLMLLLKIQGLSYGKSAVQLCTVERLVDFYNHDILPVVYQQGSLGASGDLAPLAHLSLPLLGMGEVYYKNEKRAMAEVMKEMNWQAISLKSKEGLALLNGTQFMSAYGCWCLMQANKLSRWTDTIAAISLEGFDGRTEPFKEHIHCIRPHQGQLQTAKNMRSLLQGSQIAAQAKAHVQDPYSFRCIPQVHGASKDAINYVQSVFLTEINAVTDNPTVFPEEDEIISGGNFHGQPLAIALDLLCIALSELGNISERRTYQLISGLRKLPAFLVANPGLNSGFMIPQYTAASIVSQNKQLCSPASVDSIVSSNGQEDHVSMGANAATKCFRVVQNLERIIAIELMNAAQAIEFRRPLRSSETLEKILDKYRKQVPSLNEDRILYSDMERSLQFLKNEVAPLS; encoded by the coding sequence ATGTCACATCATACCATAAGTCCTGATTTACTTGATTTTTCAACCCTTGAAAATTGTTTAACAAAAAAGCTACAACTTAAATTGTCTGATGCATCGCGAAAGCTAATTACTGATTGTCGCGATTATTTGGATAAGAAAATGGCTTCCAATAAAGAGCCTATTTATGGCATAAATACTGGTTTTGGTTCCTTGTGTGATACAAAAATTCCTGATAAAGACTTAAGCAAATTACAAGAAAATTTAGTGATGAGTCATGCCTGTGGTACAGGAGAAGAAGTTCCGCAAGAGCTGGTTAAATTAATGTTGCTACTCAAAATACAAGGTTTGTCATATGGGAAAAGCGCTGTGCAGTTGTGTACTGTTGAGCGCTTAGTTGATTTTTATAATCACGATATTTTACCGGTAGTATATCAACAAGGTTCCTTGGGAGCTTCTGGCGATTTAGCTCCTCTAGCTCATTTGTCCTTACCCTTATTGGGAATGGGAGAAGTGTATTACAAAAATGAAAAACGTGCCATGGCTGAAGTAATGAAGGAAATGAACTGGCAAGCAATTTCTCTCAAATCTAAAGAAGGATTAGCGCTGTTAAATGGTACCCAGTTTATGAGTGCTTATGGTTGCTGGTGTTTGATGCAAGCAAATAAATTAAGTCGGTGGACTGATACAATTGCTGCTATTTCATTAGAAGGATTTGACGGGCGCACCGAACCATTTAAAGAGCACATTCACTGCATACGTCCGCATCAAGGGCAATTACAGACAGCAAAAAATATGCGTAGCTTGCTTCAAGGAAGTCAAATTGCAGCGCAAGCAAAAGCACATGTACAAGATCCTTATTCATTTCGTTGTATCCCTCAAGTGCACGGTGCTTCAAAAGACGCTATCAACTATGTGCAGTCAGTTTTTTTAACCGAGATTAATGCTGTAACCGATAATCCTACTGTTTTTCCTGAAGAAGATGAAATTATTTCGGGAGGAAATTTTCATGGACAACCGCTTGCAATTGCACTGGATTTATTGTGTATCGCGTTGAGCGAACTTGGTAATATTTCTGAACGACGCACTTATCAGTTGATCTCCGGTTTGCGCAAACTGCCTGCTTTTTTAGTTGCGAACCCGGGTTTGAATTCAGGATTTATGATTCCACAATACACAGCTGCTTCCATAGTTAGCCAGAATAAACAGCTTTGTTCTCCCGCTTCTGTCGATTCTATTGTGTCATCAAATGGTCAGGAAGATCATGTAAGTATGGGTGCGAATGCAGCCACCAAATGTTTTAGGGTGGTTCAAAATCTTGAACGAATTATTGCCATTGAATTAATGAATGCAGCGCAGGCTATAGAGTTTCGTCGACCACTGCGCAGCTCTGAAACACTCGAGAAAATTTTAGATAAGTATCGTAAACAAGTACCTTCACTTAATGAAGACCGCATTTTATATAGTGATATGGAACGTTCTTTACAATTTTTAAAAAATGAAGTTGCTCCACTTTCTTAG